A genomic window from Gossypium hirsutum isolate 1008001.06 chromosome D12, Gossypium_hirsutum_v2.1, whole genome shotgun sequence includes:
- the LOC107945781 gene encoding isocitrate dehydrogenase [NAD] regulatory subunit 1, mitochondrial isoform X2 produces the protein MARRSIPLLRQLWTLPSFNLTPTRSVTYMPRPGDGAPRAVTLIPGDGIGPLVTGAVEQVMEAMHAPLYFERYEVHGDMERVPEEVIQSIKKNKVCLKGGLATPMGGGVSSLNVQLRRELDLYASLVNCFNLPGLPTRHQDVDIVVIRENTEGEYSGLEHEVVPGVVESLKFCSERIAKYAFEYAYLNNRKKVTAVHKANIMKLADGLFLESCREVSTKYPGIKYNEIIVDNCCMQLVSKPEQFDVMVTPNLYGNLVANTAAGIAGGTGFMPGGNVGADHAVFEQGASAGNVGNVNLVEQKKANPVALLLSSAMMLRHLQFPSFADRLETAVERVISDGKYRTKDLGGTSTTQEVIDAVIAALD, from the exons ATGGCCCGAAGATCCATTCCCCTCCTCAGACAACTCTGGACCTTACCGTCTTTTAATCTCACACCAACTCGATCCGTCACCTACATGCCCCGCCCAGGCGACGGTGCGCCGCGAGCCGTTACCTTGATCCCTGGTGACGGGATCGGACCTCTTGTGACGGGTGCTGTGGAGCAAGTGATGGAAGCGATGCACGCGCCTCTATATTTCGAGCGATACGAGGTTCACGGCGACATGGAGCGCGTGCCTGAAGAAGTGATCCAATCAATTAAGAAGAACAAAGTCTGTTTGAAAGGAGGATTGGCTACGCCGATGGGAGGAGGTGTGAGCTCGCTTAATGTGCAACTGAGAAGAGAGCTGGATTTGTACGCTTCGCTCGTCAATTGCTTCAATTTGCCTGGCTTGCCCACAAGGCATCAGGATGTTGATATTGTGGTGATCAGAGAGAACACCGAAGGCGAGTACTCTGGCCTCGAACACGAGGTCGTCCCTGGAGTCGTCGAGAGTCTTAAG TTCTGTTCGGAGCGCATTGCAAAATATGCATTTGAATACGCTTATTTAAACAATAGAAAGAAAGTGACCGCCGTGCATAAAGCCAACATCATGAAGCTTGCTGATGGGTTGTTCTTGGAATCTTGCCGAGAGGTTTCTACCAAGTATCCAGGGATTAAGTACAATGAAATAATCGTGGACAATTGCTGTATGCAGCTTGTTTCCAAGCCTGAGCAGTTTGATGTCATG GTAACACCCAATCTTTATGGCAATTTAGTTGCAAATACAGCTGCTGGTATTGCTGGGGGCACTGGATTTATGCCTGGAG GCAATGTTGGGGCTGATCATGCTGTTTTCGAGCAAGGGGCTTCTGCAGGAAATGTGGGCAATGTGAATCTGGTGGAACAGAAGAAAGCAAACCCTGTGGCCCTGCTTCTGTCGTCTGCTATGATGTTAAGACATCTGCAGTTTCCCTCATTTGCAGATCGATTGGAAACTGCTGTGGAACGGGTTATATCAGATGGCAAGTACCGTACAAAGGACCTTGGAGGAACTAGTACTACTCAAG
- the LOC107945781 gene encoding isocitrate dehydrogenase [NAD] regulatory subunit 1, mitochondrial isoform X1 produces MARRSIPLLRQLWTLPSFNLTPTRSVTYMPRPGDGAPRAVTLIPGDGIGPLVTGAVEQVMEAMHAPLYFERYEVHGDMERVPEEVIQSIKKNKVCLKGGLATPMGGGVSSLNVQLRRELDLYASLVNCFNLPGLPTRHQDVDIVVIRENTEGEYSGLEHEVVPGVVESLKLITKFCSERIAKYAFEYAYLNNRKKVTAVHKANIMKLADGLFLESCREVSTKYPGIKYNEIIVDNCCMQLVSKPEQFDVMVTPNLYGNLVANTAAGIAGGTGFMPGGNVGADHAVFEQGASAGNVGNVNLVEQKKANPVALLLSSAMMLRHLQFPSFADRLETAVERVISDGKYRTKDLGGTSTTQEVIDAVIAALD; encoded by the exons ATGGCCCGAAGATCCATTCCCCTCCTCAGACAACTCTGGACCTTACCGTCTTTTAATCTCACACCAACTCGATCCGTCACCTACATGCCCCGCCCAGGCGACGGTGCGCCGCGAGCCGTTACCTTGATCCCTGGTGACGGGATCGGACCTCTTGTGACGGGTGCTGTGGAGCAAGTGATGGAAGCGATGCACGCGCCTCTATATTTCGAGCGATACGAGGTTCACGGCGACATGGAGCGCGTGCCTGAAGAAGTGATCCAATCAATTAAGAAGAACAAAGTCTGTTTGAAAGGAGGATTGGCTACGCCGATGGGAGGAGGTGTGAGCTCGCTTAATGTGCAACTGAGAAGAGAGCTGGATTTGTACGCTTCGCTCGTCAATTGCTTCAATTTGCCTGGCTTGCCCACAAGGCATCAGGATGTTGATATTGTGGTGATCAGAGAGAACACCGAAGGCGAGTACTCTGGCCTCGAACACGAGGTCGTCCCTGGAGTCGTCGAGAGTCTTAAG TTGATAACAAAGTTCTGTTCGGAGCGCATTGCAAAATATGCATTTGAATACGCTTATTTAAACAATAGAAAGAAAGTGACCGCCGTGCATAAAGCCAACATCATGAAGCTTGCTGATGGGTTGTTCTTGGAATCTTGCCGAGAGGTTTCTACCAAGTATCCAGGGATTAAGTACAATGAAATAATCGTGGACAATTGCTGTATGCAGCTTGTTTCCAAGCCTGAGCAGTTTGATGTCATG GTAACACCCAATCTTTATGGCAATTTAGTTGCAAATACAGCTGCTGGTATTGCTGGGGGCACTGGATTTATGCCTGGAG GCAATGTTGGGGCTGATCATGCTGTTTTCGAGCAAGGGGCTTCTGCAGGAAATGTGGGCAATGTGAATCTGGTGGAACAGAAGAAAGCAAACCCTGTGGCCCTGCTTCTGTCGTCTGCTATGATGTTAAGACATCTGCAGTTTCCCTCATTTGCAGATCGATTGGAAACTGCTGTGGAACGGGTTATATCAGATGGCAAGTACCGTACAAAGGACCTTGGAGGAACTAGTACTACTCAAG